In Aedes albopictus strain Foshan chromosome 3, AalbF5, whole genome shotgun sequence, the genomic window gaataactttacgtgttttcgccataaataatagcaatgtataatctgctgggatccattaagctcttgaaatctcaaatgtcattaagagacactatAGCGATATTcccggtcagccaaactatcttggagttcagaacttcaggtctacactcgtaacagcagccatttATGATATACTCAGTAAGGTTGTAtgatcaatcgcggttactggatcAACTTGAAGCCTActttatattattatgaaccattGGGAAATtaggggtcgtccaaactgtcttgAAGTTTAGTTCTTGACAGTAACAATGGTTATTCTCACATTGAACTGAAACATTATACATCCAACTGTAGTTTGTAATCCCCTGGCATTTTATGAGttattccaagatagttttgagatattccagaccaACCAAACCACTTCACAGACAATATCTTCAGGTCTGTGATAAAAGCATTTGCCAGTGATCGTTTAttttatcattttatttttttcttactcTGTTGGTTTTATTACACCTGTCATTTATTTTTACAAGAGTATTTTATATTATGATGGAGGTCATAGATGTACTAAGTTTTTATTTCAAATATACAAACTAGGTGGGATGACTTGAGTATTTTCAGTAGTCTTGTTATCTTCTGCATGAGTGTTTAGGTTCGGCGAAATTGTCTGATAGTCAGTTTGGTTGGAAAAATTtgaattcttattttttttgaaatttcagaatTCAGAATTCAGAAATAGCTAATTTTAGAAAACACCTCATGACGAAGGGAACAAAATTGTCGAAATTAGCATAAGTTCCTCTATGTACATTTATACATATCAACCTGCATTACACCACTGGTGGAAGATACCTTCGATTTGGATCCGTTGGAGTTGCAATTTGTCGAAAGCTTGGGGCGACCTGCTCCTGTATCCAAGACCCGTATGCGCCAATCGACACGAAGGAATTGGGAACGCCTTCCTCATTACATCCCATATTTCCAGCAGCCACCATGCCCATCTGAACCCAGTTTGAGCCATTACCGGCGAAGCAAATGAGAGGTGATCCTTGAAAAGCATCAGTGCATTGCCCTTGCGTTGATTGTTTCCGATCGTCCGAACAGATGTAACCTTCTTCACACTTAGCACCGGTGGTTAGTGCAGATACGGATGATTTGTCGGGTGTCGCGTACGGAATAGTTTCATCCATTATGTTCAGTTTATTCCATCCGATTAACAAACAAAGATCTTCGGGATTCAGTTTTGATTGATTTGGTAGACAAACATTTGCACTTCTAGTTGCATTTTTTGCCAATTTCAAAACAGCCACATTGGCGCTTCGGTCTGTGCTGCTGTAGTCTGGATGAAGAATTATTTTGGTAACATCGAATTcctgaaaagagaaaaaatgATCTCAATCATTATTGTAATTGGACAATTATTAACATTTGAAAACGAAATCGAAGATCGATACTGACAAAAACGGACGGAAGAACGTGAATGGTATATTCAATATCACATAGATATAGTGAAAAGTCTAAGTTCTATATTGCCACATAGAGGGAAGATCAAGATGTCTCCTGAGTTATTCCCCGGTTGAAAATGTTTTCAATTtgaaagaaatataaaaaaaaaaaacacaaaacatgTTACCGTAAAATTGGTAAACATtttcctcctgaaaaaaaaacaggagataccttgattctCTCTTATAACGTATATGGAAGCTGATGTTAAGGATGCAActaatcagctcaaaaccaacaaagcagctggtaaggttgGCGGCATCGCAGCTAAACTTATCAAGATGAGCCTAGAAAAGTTGAcctcctgtctgcaccggctgatagtcaggatctgtgaaaccgaacagctaccggaggagttgaaggaatgggtaatctgtcccattcacaagaaaggtgacgatttggaatgtgaaaacttcagagcgatcactattttggatGCTGCATACAAAGTGCTAAccaagatcatcttccgtcgtctgttacctaaaacgaatgagttcgtggacaCTTATCAAGCCGggttcatcgacggctggtcgacaacggaccagatcgtcaccgtacggcaaatgccaagaaattccgtgaataccaggtcccaacgcatcacctgttcatcgacatcaaagcggcatacgacagtatcaaccacgcagagctatggagaatcatggatgaaaacgactttcctgggaagttgactagactgattaaagcaacgatggacggtgtgcaaaactgcgtaagggattTGGGTGAACTATCTTGTTCACTCGAATCTCACCAGGGACTGCAACAAgctgatggactctcatgtctactctttgacatcgctctggaaggtgtgaagcGACGAGCCggcctcaacagccggggaattgtgtcaattgtgtgctttgcggacgacatggacattatcgccagaacatttggaactgtggcagagttgtacacccgcctgaaacgccaagcagcaaaggtcggactggtggtgaatgcttcaaaaacaaagtacatgctggtaggcggaacagaACACGACCGGACCCGTctgggcagtaatgttacgatagacggggtaccttcgaggtggtggaggaattcgtctacctcggatccctactgacggctgacaacaatgtcagtcgtgaaattcgaaggcgcatcatcagtggaagtcgtgcctactacgggctccataaGAAACTGAGCTGAACTTATTTTAAACATTCAAGAACATACCATGAAATACCTGGGGGACCCCTCAAATCCTCTGAAAGGCCATAAAATGCTTTGACACTCCTTTAAAACCGTCTTAAACCATTCGGACTTTTTTGCATGAGACACTTCTCTTGAACTCAACGTCTTAAAAGCCGGGAAACCCTTCTAAACCTCCCCAACGTCCGGAAATGCCTTATATAACTCCTCGATACCACCAATAGTCTCTGAAATCTACTAAAGCACCCGTAAACGACTTGAAACCTTGGAAACGCTTTGAACGATTCGAAATTCCTTTCGAACCCGCATGAGACTCCCAGAAACTTTTCTTAAAATCCCATGAATTCCGTTTGTTATGTCCCTGCAGCCCCCAACGACCTTTTGTTACGAGAATCCTCTTAAGTTCCCAGAAATTTCACGTAAATCAGCGAGACCCCCTCTTCCgaaaaccctttgaaaccctCGGGTACTCTGATGACGCCTCTAAACTTCTCTGAATTTATCTGAAGGTCCTTGGAACTCCCCAAAACTCTATAACAGTCCCTGAAATGCCAGGGAGCTTCtctgaacctcctgaaacccactgaagtTACTCTGAATCGCATCGAAACAATTCCATAATCTTCCAGAAACTCACtaaaattcttctgaaacccCGCAATGCATAACCTAAAAATATTATGACCATTCActcttcttaaattcctctgcAATTTTGCAGATTTTGTCTGCACTTACCCTTCTCGGCGAGAGCGTAGCCAACGGTTTCAAATTGAAGTCGTCGATCCGAACGTACATTCCTTCCGGTGTTATATCCTTCACGCAATCCGCCGTGGTCAGCACCAGATCCGATTTCAGCAACGTTCCAGTGCATACGAACTGCCGTCGAGAAACGCCGAGAAGTTCCTGCCGGGTCCAAATGTTGGCCAACCATTTCACATCTGGCTTTTTGAGAATGCCTGTTTTCGATTCTGGCTTCAAAGTACAGCTGGTGCCAGACGGTGAGGATGGTGATGGTGCAGAAGGCACCATTAGAGGAGTTTGGAAGGGGTTAGGAATCATGCAGCAAACCTTGTCACTGGAACATCCGTTGCCAGTTAGTCGCAAATCGACGAGGGATTTACCCGGCATACGACGGGAGCACTGATTGGCAGGAACGCATTCGCCTGGACATGTTTGTGGTTTCAAATTTTGGCAGCAGACTTGATTTTTTGCGCAGGAGCTTTGCATGAAGCGAAGATTAATGCCAACATCTTCGCAGAGCTCCGGAGAAACGCACTGCCCAGGGCATGGAGGAAGCTTGGTTTTGCAGCAAACTTGATTTGCGGAACATTGTCCGTCGTTGACTCGTAGATCAACGTCACTTGGAGAACACTGCCAATTCGGAACACAAGTTCCGTCACAGACACTTGAGAGTAGCACCTCTGTAACGTTGGATTTGGATGAACCCTTGCAACACACCTCATTGAATGGGCATTGTTCTGAATTGAATCTTAAATCTATTGGGCATTTTGCTGCGGACACACAATTTCCATCGCACGATTTGGATGTCTGAGGAAGTTTTAACTTCTTGCAGCACATTTGATTCGCCGGGCATGCATTGGGATCTTCAATTCTTAGATTGATTCCTTGAGAACCGAAATTGTCGTCGCATTGATCCCTGGTGACGCATTTTCCTTCACAAGTTGAAGCATGTGGACAGCATTGAGTTCCTTTTGGGCATAAGTCGTTCATGAGTCTCAGGTCGACGGAACCAAGGTTGAGTGGTGTTGCTGAACATGTTCCTACGGGGACACACTGTCCGCTGCAAGAAAATTCTGGGGGTCGTGGACTTTTGCAACAGATTTGGTTGTTTGTGCAGACATTTGAATCAGAAAATCTTAAATTTAAGAGTGGAGGGTCAAGGCACATATCAGTCGTAACACAAGTTCCTTCACAACTGGAAGATATTTTTGGAACTTTGCAGCAAACCTGGTTGAATGGACATGAGGTTCCGAACTTTCTCAGATTCATTTGATATTCTTCAGAGCATTGGTTCTGCGGTACACAGGTTCGTTCACATTCGTCCCTGGGAGGGAGAAACATTTCAGTTGGTTTAATCAAGCAACACACTTTGTTACCTGGACAACTTCCATAAGTAAGTCTGAGATTGAATTCATTAATGTTGGTATCACGGGGACAGTCCATTGAAGGTACGCAAATTCCAttgcatttttgtacagctgGGGTTTCTAGAGTTTCTATTTGTACATTCTCGCAACAGACTTTATTCTTTGGGCAATTATGGGATACCCTCAAATCTATTGCATCATTGCATTGCCCTTGGGTAACGCAGGTTCCATTACACAAAAACTTTAAACTTGAATTTTTGCAGCATACCGTTTTAAACGGACAACTATTTTCCGATAACCGTAAATTAATGCTACTATCCCACGTGTTTAGTTCAGGGCATTGTTGTACAGGAACACATGTTCCGTCACAAGATGACGTAACTTCCTTCAGCTTTCGGCAGCAGATTTGATCAAATGGACAATTCAAAGTTGTTAATCGCAAGTCGACGGCGTCGGTGTTATTCCTTGAAGCGTCCGCGCATCGATCCGCTGTGGTACAAGTTCCATCGCATTGCGGCAATGCCGTAGAGCAACACACCTCGCTAAATGGGCAACCATTAGATAATCTCAAATTGATGCCTTCAACGGCACTTGTGGGACACTGCGATGCTGGAAGGCATTTGCCTTCACATTTGACCTGGGCTGTCGGTAGTGAGGGCTTTGGTTCACTACAGCACACAAGCTGTCTCGGGCATCTGTTATCATCGTATTTTGATTCAGTTCTTACGCTTGCACAATCTGCTCTTGGGAGACACAACCCTTCACATGTTTCACTGATTTTTACGTTATTACAACAAATTTGGTTTGTCGGACATCCATCGTTTTCAAACCTCAAGTTGATTAGGCCTTGCACGGGGTTGTAATCAGAACACTGACTTTGTGGAACACACTTTCCTTGGCAGGCCTTAGATGGTTGTTTTTCACAGCACACTCGACCAGCCCCACATACGTTTTTCCCCAATCTCAGATCAACCACCTCCGTTCGAGTTCTGCATTCCGATTCCTTCACACATTCTCCATTACAGCTACCTTCGGGCAATAAATCACCTTTCCCAGCTGGTTCGTCATCCACGCCGCAGCATATCATATCATTAGGGCATTCATTTTCCTCGAACCGCAAATCCAGTAGTTGATCACCATCAGTTTTGACAATGTTGGAGTCCTTAGCACACAGGTAAGTCGGTACACAAACACCGCTCGAACATTTCAGGTTATCTTGCGCTTCACACTCCCACGTTATCACCAATAACGCCACAATTATAACTAGCGACGACGAGAATCGTCCCATATCAAAATCTCTTCCAGCTTGAGACATCGCATCTCGGATACTGACGACTAGCACGAAACTCGATCTAGAAGAATgtatcgtcgtcgtcgacgtagGTATGATCGTCTTGAATCTGAAATACCTGTTTCGCATTGTGGCGCGCTGTCCAGTGTTGCAATCGACCGGCGCCTGAAACCGGCGCGTAATGGGGGTTTTGAAATATGATGTACGCATTCTACATTTGGAGTTTCGACAAAACTAGGACATTTTCGAAACAAGGCACGGTAGGGAGTAGGAATACAGATTTTTGGCGGACTTCAATAAAACCCAGATGATACAAAACATGCCTCAAGTTTTTAAATCAGACACGCCTTGATTATGAGTCATTAGGAACTCCGTCTGGGATTGGGTTTTGATATGTGTAGGTTgtgaatttatttattttgtggGTGTTGTTTTAGAACTCTTTTCCTCATCACAATCATAGACGTACACGAATTTCTGAACCTCGTTTCATATTCAATAAATTTGTTGTAAAGATCATTTTCTATTTGCAAAAACATATGATGGTCTTGAACACGACAAAGTTTGTCAAAGTAAAGTACTTGGTACCCATGAATATTGAGCACTGTTTAAGATATAACTAACAGTCGTACTTATACAAAACTTAATATTGGATATGGAACAGTTGGAGTATGGAGTTCAGTCTTTCAAATGTATATCAGTAAGAATGGTGCTTTTGAATTAAGTCTGGTCTAGTGTATACATTAGGGTGACCCTCACTTATAAAAATGGCTtccaaagtattcaaatttccatTATTAACTGCTTGCTTCATAGTTTAGacgcttttcaaataaatcatgtaaaAATGAATGTGCTTCAAAAGCAGGacacatttataatatattttttcagattgaatgaaacaaGCCAATTGTTTGAACATGTCAGCCTTTATTCTAAGAACTTCTGCTTTTGAATTACCCTGTTTCCGACTCTTCTTGTAGTTCTTCCACTTGGCAATCTTCTAATTCATTCAATAATACTAGTACTATTATTATACAGATATACTTCAGAGGCATTAGGACTGTATTCCTACAcagaattattta contains:
- the LOC115257606 gene encoding prestalk protein, which codes for MRTSYFKTPITRRFQAPVDCNTGQRATMRNRYFRFKTIIPTSTTTIHSSRSSFVLVVSIRDAMSQAGRDFDMGRFSSSLVIIVALLVITWECEAQDNLKCSSGVCVPTYLCAKDSNIVKTDGDQLLDLRFEENECPNDMICCGVDDEPAGKGDLLPEGSCNGECVKESECRTRTEVVDLRLGKNVCGAGRVCCEKQPSKACQGKCVPQSQCSDYNPVQGLINLRFENDGCPTNQICCNNVKISETCEGLCLPRADCASVRTESKYDDNRCPRQLVCCSEPKPSLPTAQVKCEGKCLPASQCPTSAVEGINLRLSNGCPFSEVCCSTALPQCDGTCTTADRCADASRNNTDAVDLRLTTLNCPFDQICCRKLKEVTSSCDGTCVPVQQCPELNTWDSSINLRLSENSCPFKTVCCKNSSLKFLCNGTCVTQGQCNDAIDLRVSHNCPKNKVCCENVQIETLETPAVQKCNGICVPSMDCPRDTNINEFNLRLTYGSCPGNKVCCLIKPTEMFLPPRDECERTCVPQNQCSEEYQMNLRKFGTSCPFNQVCCKVPKISSSCEGTCVTTDMCLDPPLLNLRFSDSNVCTNNQICCKSPRPPEFSCSGQCVPVGTCSATPLNLGSVDLRLMNDLCPKGTQCCPHASTCEGKCVTRDQCDDNFGSQGINLRIEDPNACPANQMCCKKLKLPQTSKSCDGNCVSAAKCPIDLRFNSEQCPFNEVCCKGSSKSNVTEVLLSSVCDGTCVPNWQCSPSDVDLRVNDGQCSANQVCCKTKLPPCPGQCVSPELCEDVGINLRFMQSSCAKNQVCCQNLKPQTCPGECVPANQCSRRMPGKSLVDLRLTGNGCSSDKVCCMIPNPFQTPLMVPSAPSPSSPSGTSCTLKPESKTGILKKPDVKWLANIWTRQELLGVSRRQFVCTGTLLKSDLVLTTADCVKDITPEGMYVRIDDFNLKPLATLSPRREFDVTKIILHPDYSSTDRSANVAVLKLAKNATRSANVCLPNQSKLNPEDLCLLIGWNKLNIMDETIPYATPDKSSVSALTTGAKCEEGYICSDDRKQSTQGQCTDAFQGSPLICFAGNGSNWVQMGMVAAGNMGCNEEGVPNSFVSIGAYGSWIQEQVAPSFRQIATPTDPNRRYLPPVV